DNA sequence from the Poecile atricapillus isolate bPoeAtr1 chromosome 4, bPoeAtr1.hap1, whole genome shotgun sequence genome:
ttcatgcactgcttcccatgggcaggcaggtgttcagccatctccagtaCAGCAGGGCCACATCACACATAGCCATGACTTGGAAAGACGAAACACCATCAACTCCAAATGTCTCCCCACAACCCCTTCCTTTCTCCACactttatatatatgtatttatatgatGTCACaaggtctggaatatccctttggtaagctggggtcacctgtcccagatGTGTCTTCTCCCAACCTCCCAGGCACCCCTAACTTCCTTGCCAGTGTTGCAGtaccaaaagcagaaaaggccttggggGTCTGTGTTAAgtcctgctcagcaataacaaaaacatctttttattATCAACcttgtgttcagcacaaatgcTAAACACAGCCCTATATTAGCCATTGTCAGGAAAAATAACCCTACCCCAGCTAAAACCAGCAAATGAAGTTAATGTGGTTTGGGTACACGAAAGACAAATTTTGCTAACATAATTGAtaagaattattattattatacctcaaatgaaatatttagtTTTTAGCAATTCTAGGCATAAACAACCTTCTACTCTGCAATTTATGGCCATTTACAACACTAAAGACTTTCAGCCACAAGGGTATTCAGGTTTTAGAAGCTTTCCACACTGACAATTTCAGGAAAAACATACTTCTTTAAAATTGGATTTGTAATGACACAATTGTCTGCAGTAGCACTGTACCAATCTAGGTTCTACATGATGTTATCATGTACCTTATTTTAGGGGACTGTAAGAGCAATTCACTCAAACATACTACTACATAATTCAGGTCAAGTAAACAGCAGAGCAGTTTTGATTcccaatttaaaattaataccCTTCCTCCCACATAAACTGAAATCTTCCCCTGTGGCTTACAAAACTTTCACAGGATCTCTCTTACTAATCTCAACAACCATGACAAACTCCTGGCAACAGTATTCCCAAACCTGTTCCTTCATAACTAGTCATCTGGTAATGATGATACTTGGGAAGTATAAATGCTGTAAGTTTAAACACAGGACAAGTTCTGTTTCAAACTTGTTTGCAGGCCTCATATGTGGGCAGAGCCTATTAGTAACACTTTTGGAGGTAACACTATTGAATTTATGGTTaaccaaaataaataagaaaagcaTTCTCACAGCAGTTCCCTCCAAAGTATCACCAGATCCTTACTAGTAGAGGATAGCCCTCTGAATAAACTGAGAAACTTGAAGGCAGACCTGGGTACCAAAGTTTCTGTTCTTCCCACCAATCTGTTAtccaattattttattattatctgCACAAGTCAGAAATCCTCATCATTCCTGTAAATCCCACACTTCATCACAATAGCTCCAGTCAATAGTGCTGTTGGGTATTCCAGCTGAATATAtacaggggatttttttctaccacaaaccagaaaaactATTTAATGAGAATAGGCTTGGACACGAGGTAAGGTACCATACAAACTACTCTGCAACAAGGTAAGACCATCTAGAAAAAGCCACTTTGAAAGCAGATGTTAAACTGTAGGCTTGACTTTCTTCATTCTTCACCCCTGCTTACTTAGAAGGTAAAGATTAAAGCAGCACCTGTTTGTCCTTCTGCTGGCTTCTAtctcctgctggccacagcctCCATGAATCATTGTCAATAACATCAGCAAGAACAATTTCTTTTGTCAGCACATTAACACCAAATTCAATCTAAAAAGACAGTAAGAATCCTATTTTAGTAATTATACAGTGATATTTTTCCTGTCAAAAccaggataatgagaaattaaattcttataCCTTCAGGTCTACAAGAGTGCAGTTTTGGGGCTGCCATGCTTTTTCCAGGATCTCAAAAATGGCTTGAGTAGAACGAGACATAATATCCACTTCAGTCTGGCCAATAGTAAGTCCAGCAAAACAGAATTTTGCTTCAATTATTTGCTCTTCAGACCACTGTGGATCATTATTAGCATCATCCTGTtaagaaaaccagaacaaaCACATGATGTAATTTAAGCTTGCTATAAGAGGAAAACCATTAAAAGATACaaggttttgtgttgttttttttttcctccgaGTAACAAATACAGGCTTCAAACAAGTATTTTATaattagcattaaaaaaattactgtaactTTGAAAACACTTGCTGTAACACCTGACCATCTTTAAGAGCAACAGGGTACACCACAAACACTTTAGATTACAGTTCACCAGATACATCTTTCAGCATGCATTCCCAAAGGAGTTCAGAATCCTAAATGACTAGCTAGCTACTTACCCTCACCATGAAAGtactgtttattttaatttcttcaaataTATCAACATACCTGTTTCAACTGATGCATTAAGCTTATGCCTAAAAAGCCCTTATACCtacatttttctaattttaagtACAGTTTGGCTTGTTACTCTTTGATTGCACTGTAAGCCACTACTGTATGTACATTGGACAAAATAGCTATTGGACAAGAATGCAAAAAAACATGAGACTGGCAAAACTATTGATAGTGAGAGGACTGGTCAGCCACTAGCACTACTTGCTTTATCTGTCTTCATATTAAAGGAGATAATACAGAATCCTAGCTCTGCTTAAGTTTGATGAACATCACAGGACAGGAAACCTACCTTGTAAAACATCTCAATTTTGGGTGGGTAAAACTTATATCCTTCTTTGACACCAGGGTTTCTCTTGAGGAAAGAGCCAGTAGCAATTCTTCTGCACACCCATTCAACTGGGATCATTTCACAGTGAGCTGCTATGAACGCTGTGTCACTCTGTTTCCTGACAAAAGCTGTTTTGATTCCTAAATAAAAAGATGGCAGCTTAGTTCTATTAGTAGGCATACTCCACAGTTAAAACAGTAGTCACAAACATCTCTAATTTTAAGTACATCTGAATATTGCTCTTCCCTAGACTTAAGGGACACACTGAATCTCTGCAGGGCAAGCCCATTCCAGCCTTGCAAAAGACAAGTATCTTCCTGAAGTAATTATTTTTGCCAATTTTATCATATAGCACTCACTTGTAACTAAGAACTCTattcttgaaaataattttgctcaCAGAACCTTAAAAAATGAAGTCTATCCTTCACAATGTTTTTGtttgtctaaaaaaaaaatactagcaGCAACCAAGTACCCAACCACGTTCTCTGGTAAAAGATTTATTATAGACTGAATAGTAATTGGAGCCTTTCAAAGTAGTAACAGAGCACAGCAGTCTTTACTACTACTTTGCTTAATAAAAGCAGATGGGGCAGAGAAAATGGCTTTGTCCTCCCTTTCATCGCAAACTAAGTTATTTAGGACACTAGATCTTGATGATTAATTAGGAAAAAGACAGATTCAGAAGCATGTACACTCAAACCTGCTGCAACAAGTCAACCTTCTTACATAATTGTAAGACGACGGACCCCATATTAAACAGGGACGGCCAACATGCAGATCGGCACTCTAAGTGCAAAACggctctttttaaaatttcactcTTGAGGGAAGTCTTCACTTTCTCCCTGAATGTTTCATGTaggtaaaaccttacaaaagGAAGACCTTGTAAAATCATGGCTCAAGCCTGTTACTTTGGCTAAGTAGAAAAGGACTAAGGGAAAGTGACCGAATCAGAGGTAGAAAAACAAGTCACATAACCATCATGCATTCACATTGTGGTTGGTTGAATTATGTTTGTTATGATTTAAAACTATGCAGCTGATAAAGGCCTGACTGCTTAAAAAGGCCTGTTTTTGCAGTAAAGCAGCTCTCCTTTGCACCTGGCTTGGGGACCCtgtgttgctttgctttgcacACCTTACCAGAGCAAGACAACTGCCAAGCTCAATTGGCTTCTGCCAGaaacagaaggcaaaggaaCTGCACTCAGTCAAATCAAGCAGCTCTATTCCATTCCACTTCCAGAACCataaaggaagaaacaaaaagtcTTAAAATATGAACACTGACTCTTCAAAGTTTGGTGCATTTCCTTCAAAGGCAAAATGATTTAAATAATCAAATGCACATTTAGGCCCCTGTTTGGTTCACTACTACATTTTTCATCAGTGCAGATGTGTGTTTTTGCTAGGCTGACATTAGCTCTATTATAAAAGGGAGAGAAACTTTAACAGAACTTCGTAAATCATCACCTCTGAAAGAGTAGGTAAAGAAGAGTTGCGCAAGGCAAGCAAACACCCTCTACAATAAGACATTCCCACTATCTGCATTTACACCACTCAAATATGGAAACTGGAGAAGAGCCCTGGAAGTTCTTTTGTTGCtttaaaatgcagctgcagTTTACTCTGCACGTTTTTCCATGGCACTTGTGGGAGTACAAGCCACTCATGGATTTTTGAGAGAGCAACGGAATGGCTACTTCAAGTGCACATCTGTAGGATATGAATTATTTTGATTGTTGTCTTAACTAATGCCATTCAAGAATTAGGCAAAACATCTCACTAATTGCTcctaaataaaaattagaagttTTAATAAATTGCAAATATCATCAAATACCTAGGAGGCTTCTTAGCACTTTATGTACAACAGGCTTCCCAAGAAAGCCAGTGACTCAGGATTACACTGAATTACTTGGTATATATTTCTGTGTAAGCAGTTCTTAAAATACTGGCTGAGACAAAGATAAAACTCTAGAGAACCCATCTTTCTCTTCCCCATATGAAATATGCTAGGACTTCACAGTTTGTTTGAGAGCTATCACCACACCTTGTAACAGATAATACAAATTCTAGAGCAACTCAGCTGCTGCCTGAAGCAGTCTTTGCAAATGTTTTGAAGCATATGGAGCACACAGCTATAAGCAATCTTAGTTAAGCTGACTAGTGCCTGTATTCTAGTACTGTTAGCAGACTCACCACCAGCACAAATTCCTTTGCAACTTGCGAACTACTCAGTGAAAGACACTTCAAAATGCTTTCTCAAAGCAAAGCTACTGGCTTAATTTTTGGAAGTGTGGTGCAAAACTTACATGAGTGACTTAAGTTACGTACTCTGTGAAACTCACTGCTAGCATCAGAAATACTTTGCATCTTTAAAAGTAAAGATTATGCTCCTGATATATTCAATATAGACTGATAAATGTATTTTGCAATGTGGTCTTTGCAAGTGTTATGTGCAAAGCTTACAGGAAGTTTATGCTACTATAACACACAACCGAGGAGGGAAAAGACACTAATTTTATGTTTCTTCTTATATACACAGATTTCACATTGCCTAGACATAGCATGGTAGTGCATTCTATGCATACAGACGTAGTAAAGCAAGGCAGATGTGTCCAGCCCAGAGTTACAGGTAAGGAGATGTAGGGGATGGAAGAACTAACAAAAGCAGAGAGGATTAGGGGCGTGTCCAAAAAAGCAGGAGAAACTACTGCAGTTATCTGCAACACTAGATTAGTGCAAACAATCTCATGTTCCAAATGAACAAGTCACACACTCACACAGCTCTAAAGTACCAGAGAGAAAAGCATAATTAAAAGCTAACAGAAAATAGACTAAAGAATCCCCAAGAGCCTCAAGGCTCTTATAAACTCTCttataaaaaatactgttttgtaATAATATCTCTAACATACAAACGAACATACTCTACCTTTAAAATACTTACCAGCTTCCTGAAGCAGCTGAAACACACAGCTTGTCGTTGTGTTGGAAATGGCAGCCTTCCCTTCCATTCGGTCCTTCCTGGCTGCATTTCCCGCCGTTATTTGGTCTTTTGACTGCATGAGAACACATCCCGGGATATCTGGCAGCTCGTACACTTCTTTCGTTTTACCTTCATTAACTtttttgccaagtttcaggtctagagggagaaaaacacgaaacaaaacaaaccaaaaaaaagtcatttttgCATCGCAAAAACTTGTTTACTTCCGCACGCAGAGCCACCACCTTCGAATCCATGGGGATACAGCAGGACCCCGCGCTGCGGTCCCTGAGCCCCGACCCACGGGGCGATTTGGCCACGTTCCCCCCAGCAGCGAGGCCCGAAGTCCCGCTCAAAGCTTCCGCCCGGCGCCCCCGGGGGCCGCGCCAGCCGCAGCGGGGCAGCTCCGGCAGTGCCCCAGCCGCCCCCACGGCCGCGGGCAGCCGGGAGCTGCCGCCTGAGCGCGGTGCCCAAGAGCCCCGAcgctttatttattttttttttccttcagacttCGGGGCAATCCCGGAGCtcggcggcgcggggcggctGCCGCCCTCAGCATCCTGCGCCTGGAGCTGCCCCCGCCACCTCTCCTACAGCCGTGCCCACCCTCGCTCACGAACAAGTACGTACtgggaaaaaattataaataaaaaacccaaaacattaaAACTACGCCGGGAGAAAGTTGGTTCCCAAGCACCTACACCCCAACCCACTGATCGGGCACAGGATCCCCGAGAGCAGCACCTCCGACCGACCCACCCCCGACGGCCGCCCGGTTACCTGATGCTGCGGGGGCCATGGCTGCGGCGGGAGCGGGCGCGGGCACCTAGGGCACAGGAGAGAGCCTGAGCGCACGCCGCGGGGCTCGGCCGCCGGGGTAAGAAGGGGCCGGCGGAAGGGGCGGGCAGCCCGGGCAGCGGGCAGCGACACCGCCCGCCAATCGCCGCCCTACGCcgcggggcggccccgccgaGCCCCCCGAGCGAACCCCGGACGGCAGCATCACCGCCCCCCCCACTGCCCCCCCCCGTCCCGTGCAAACACGGCCCCGGCCCTCTGCCCGGCCAATGCCGGCGCCACGCCGCGCCCGGCCCCCGGCCCCCCGCACCCTCACCCCGCGGGCAAACATCCCCTCGGCCTGGTGCGCCCGGCGGGGTCGCGGGCAGAGTGGAATCTAGGGGAGGCGGGGCCGGGCGAGGCGGCGGAGCGGGCCGGGGGTGCGGTGTCGCCCCCCCGTATGTAAATGAGGGCGGGAGGCGCCCGGCGGGCCACCGGGATCCCCGGGCGGAGCAGCGTTGTGGGCTGAGCGCGCCGCCGGCAGCAGCGCGCGGGAGCCGCTGGAGCGGGGCCGGGACTGGGAGCGGGGCCGCCGCGCCACCACGTGCTGCCCGCGCcatggagctggaggagctgggcatCCGGGAGGAGTGCGGCGTGTTCGGCTGCATCGCCTCCGGTGCGTGGCCCACGGAGCTGGACGTGCCCCATGTGATCACGCTGGGGCTGgtggggctgcagcacaggTAAGAGGGGCGCGGGGGGCGAGGCGTGCCCGGACGGGGCCGCCCGGACGCGGCTCGGTGTCGGGCCGGGCCGCCGCGGCTGCTCGGGGCCCTGCAGCAACACGTGCAGCCTGGAGGGCCTCGGGTCTCCGGCGGCGGCAGCGctctgggaagggaggggagcGTCCCGACCGGTCCCTTCCGCTCCGCCCCGGCGGAGAGCTCCGGCAGCATCCCGGCGGCGAAGCGGGAGGGACACCCCTCCGCCTCCTGCCTCCCGAGCCGGTCCCGCCGAAGGAGAGCTGTCGAACGCCTTCGGACCTCGGCAGCATCTCGTCCGAGTCGCATCCACTCTCACTGCCGGGGCTGCGCCACTGGCCCGGGCATTTGCACGTCCCTGCGCGGAGCCCGCGGCGGGGATGAGCCCCGGGCGGCGGGATGAGCCCCGGGCGGCGGGGATGAGCCCCAAGCGGCGGGGATGAGCCCCAAGCGGCGGGATGAGCCCCGGGCGGCGGGGATGAGCCCCAAGCGGCGGGGATGAGCCCCGGGCGGCGGGGGGGTACGCTCCGCACAGCGGGATGCGTCTGCCGCCCCGTCCCAGCCACGCCGAGCGGTGACCTCCTGCCGGAGTCGCGGCGAGGCCCGGCCGTCATTCTCGAGATGCTCACCTTAAAAGTATAAGTCACACAATCTGAGGCTGCCGAAACGGAGCAGTTCTTAAGCGTTTTTAGGCTCCTACTAGCGGTAGTGGTTTAGATTCATTATCatgataaaataaaacttctaCCTGACATGTTTACGGCAGTGTACAACAGACCTGACAGTAATCCATGTGGATACAGAACTACAGAA
Encoded proteins:
- the LOC131578500 gene encoding multifunctional protein ADE2; this translates as MAPAASDLKLGKKVNEGKTKEVYELPDIPGCVLMQSKDQITAGNAARKDRMEGKAAISNTTTSCVFQLLQEAGIKTAFVRKQSDTAFIAAHCEMIPVEWVCRRIATGSFLKRNPGVKEGYKFYPPKIEMFYKDDANNDPQWSEEQIIEAKFCFAGLTIGQTEVDIMSRSTQAIFEILEKAWQPQNCTLVDLKIEFGVNVLTKEIVLADVIDNDSWRLWPAGDRSQQKDKQSYRDLKEVTPEALQMVKRNFEWVSERVELLLKTKSQGRVVVLMGSSSDLSHCEKIKKACATFGIPCELRVTSAHKGPDETLRIKAEYEGDGIPTVFVAVAGRSNGLGPVMSGNTAYPVVNCPPLSADWGTQDVWSSLRLPSGLSCPTTLSPEGAAQFAAQIFGLNNHLVWAKLRSNMLNTWISLKQADKKLRECSL